Proteins encoded in a region of the Calditerrivibrio sp. genome:
- the ppdK gene encoding pyruvate, phosphate dikinase — MAVKYVYFFGNGKAEGQGTDKNLLGGKGAGLAEMTNLGIPVPPGFTITTEACIAYQKTKTYPEGMWEQTLEGLKKLEQATKKEFGSTTNPLLVSVRSGARVSMPGMMDTILNLGLNDETVKGLATSSNNERFAYDSYRRFIQMFSNVVLGVEHAKFEKLISEVKKEKGYSLDTDLTAEDWKGLVEKFKALVLTETGKPFPQDVMEQLKLAINAVFDSWDNQRAKTYRKINKIPEDWGTAVNVVAMVFGNMGNDSGTGVAFTRNPSTGEKEFFGEFLINAQGEDVVAGIRTPEPIARLKEEMPGVFAQLEEVYKKLEAHYKDMQDIEFTVERGVLYMLQTRSGKRTARAAVKIAYDMYKEGLIDKKTAVLRVAPEQVDQLLHPMIDPKEKYTAIAKGLPASPGAAVGRVVFTADDAESWAAKGEKVILVRDETSPEDIGGMHAAVGILTATGGMTSHAAVVARGMGKCCIVGCGAIHIDEHEKVFTVGPHTVKEGDYITINGSTGEVILGKVSLVEPELSGEFAEILSWADEFRKLGVRTNADTPHDSKVAREFGAEGIGLCRTEHMFFEGDRIDAVREMILAHTEEDRRKALAKIKPYQKEDFKGIFKAMDGFPVTIRLLDPPLHEFIPHTDEDLQKVAKASGVPFESLKKKRDELHEFNPMLGHRGCRLGITYPEIYEMQVYAIMEAACEVAKEGVKVYPEIMIPLVGHYKELEILRDMTVRVAEEVMKQYGITLKYLVGTMIELPRAALTADEIAQYAEFFSFGTNDLTQTTLGLSRDDSGKFLPFYVEKGIYKEDPFVSLDITGVGQLVEMGVTKGRKTRPDLKTGICGEHGGDPASIFFCHKVGLNYVSCSPFRVPVARLAAAHAALKEQK, encoded by the coding sequence ATGGCTGTTAAGTATGTATATTTTTTTGGTAATGGTAAAGCCGAAGGACAGGGCACCGATAAAAACCTTTTGGGAGGTAAAGGAGCCGGTCTTGCAGAGATGACAAACTTGGGGATACCAGTTCCACCTGGTTTCACCATCACCACAGAAGCTTGTATAGCTTATCAGAAAACAAAAACATATCCAGAAGGGATGTGGGAGCAAACACTTGAAGGGCTAAAAAAATTAGAACAGGCAACCAAAAAAGAATTCGGCTCAACAACAAACCCCCTTTTAGTTTCAGTAAGATCCGGTGCAAGGGTTTCCATGCCCGGTATGATGGATACCATTTTAAATCTCGGTCTAAACGATGAAACGGTAAAAGGGCTTGCCACATCTTCAAACAATGAGAGATTTGCCTACGACTCCTATAGGCGATTCATCCAGATGTTTAGCAATGTTGTTTTGGGTGTAGAACATGCCAAGTTTGAGAAATTGATATCAGAAGTGAAAAAGGAGAAAGGTTACAGCCTTGATACAGACTTAACCGCTGAGGACTGGAAAGGTCTGGTTGAAAAGTTTAAGGCACTAGTATTAACCGAAACAGGCAAACCTTTCCCCCAGGATGTAATGGAACAGTTAAAGCTTGCAATAAACGCAGTTTTTGATTCTTGGGATAACCAAAGGGCTAAAACATACAGAAAAATCAATAAGATCCCAGAAGACTGGGGTACCGCCGTTAACGTTGTGGCTATGGTATTCGGAAATATGGGTAACGACTCCGGTACAGGTGTTGCCTTCACAAGAAATCCATCCACAGGTGAGAAAGAATTTTTCGGTGAATTTTTGATAAATGCTCAAGGGGAGGATGTCGTTGCAGGGATAAGAACCCCTGAACCGATTGCACGATTAAAGGAGGAGATGCCCGGAGTTTTTGCACAGCTGGAAGAGGTATACAAAAAGCTAGAGGCCCATTATAAGGATATGCAGGACATCGAATTTACTGTAGAAAGGGGTGTCCTCTATATGCTTCAGACAAGGAGCGGAAAAAGAACAGCAAGGGCTGCGGTGAAAATCGCCTACGACATGTACAAAGAGGGCCTGATAGACAAGAAAACAGCCGTCTTGCGGGTTGCTCCTGAACAGGTGGATCAACTACTGCACCCCATGATAGACCCAAAAGAAAAATACACTGCCATTGCCAAAGGTTTACCCGCTTCCCCCGGCGCAGCAGTGGGTAGAGTAGTCTTCACCGCTGATGATGCAGAGAGTTGGGCTGCAAAAGGTGAAAAAGTGATCCTTGTAAGGGATGAAACATCACCAGAGGATATCGGTGGTATGCATGCTGCTGTGGGTATATTGACAGCTACAGGTGGTATGACAAGTCACGCTGCAGTAGTTGCTCGAGGTATGGGTAAATGCTGTATTGTTGGATGTGGGGCTATACATATCGATGAACATGAAAAGGTTTTCACCGTTGGTCCCCATACAGTAAAAGAAGGGGATTATATAACAATAAATGGTAGTACAGGGGAGGTAATATTAGGCAAGGTTTCCCTTGTAGAGCCAGAACTATCTGGTGAATTTGCAGAAATCCTTTCCTGGGCAGACGAGTTTAGAAAACTTGGAGTAAGAACCAATGCAGACACACCCCATGACTCTAAGGTCGCAAGGGAGTTTGGTGCTGAAGGTATAGGTCTTTGTAGAACTGAGCACATGTTCTTTGAAGGAGATAGGATAGATGCAGTAAGGGAGATGATCCTTGCCCATACAGAAGAGGATAGGAGAAAAGCCCTTGCAAAAATAAAGCCTTATCAAAAAGAGGACTTCAAGGGGATCTTCAAAGCTATGGATGGTTTCCCTGTTACCATAAGACTTTTGGACCCTCCTTTACATGAGTTTATCCCCCATACAGATGAGGACCTTCAGAAGGTTGCAAAAGCTTCAGGGGTACCTTTTGAATCCCTAAAGAAAAAGAGGGACGAACTCCATGAGTTCAACCCAATGTTGGGTCACAGAGGCTGTAGACTTGGTATAACATACCCTGAAATCTATGAGATGCAGGTCTACGCCATCATGGAAGCAGCATGCGAAGTAGCCAAAGAGGGTGTAAAGGTCTATCCAGAGATCATGATCCCCCTTGTGGGGCATTATAAAGAGCTTGAAATATTAAGGGACATGACTGTTAGGGTAGCAGAAGAGGTTATGAAACAATATGGTATCACCCTCAAGTATCTGGTAGGTACCATGATTGAGCTTCCAAGAGCTGCACTCACCGCTGATGAGATAGCTCAATACGCAGAGTTTTTCTCATTTGGTACAAACGACCTTACTCAGACTACATTAGGACTCAGTAGGGATGATTCCGGGAAATTTTTACCATTCTACGTTGAAAAAGGTATCTACAAAGAAGACCCATTCGTATCCCTTGACATCACAGGTGTAGGCCAACTCGTTGAGATGGGTGTCACAAAAGGTAGAAAAACTAGACCAGATCTAAAAACAGGTATATGTGGAGAACATGGTGGTGACCCAGCATCCATCTTCTTCTGTCATAAGGTTGGGTTAAACTATGTAAGTTGTTCGCCCTTTAGAGTACCGGTGGCAAGGCTTGCAGCTGCTCATGCAGCGTTAAAGGAACAAAAATAA
- a CDS encoding ATP-binding protein produces the protein MNDTITTTAIKYLAIKRDGRILLEVGLRPIICRHIVNRHGYEICIDTDIDEDERIEKYVIDIMQHVGVQDTQWYEENIEILNTILDKKSIDDLLYKILYKILSDNFTDKVAFFALNDRLLKLRGVSYIKKGDTDFVYDNTIIKNCTIDLSQKGKIADTLFFERYEELKIDEIKHKNLERFFTNKVAVFPIAGGYRTIGLLIFQDGVSKEKLTKLAYLGKILSLGIDHLKLNKQLKLSLDDISYLKESLNVSSNLTQMGKLTASVAHEIKNPLVSIGGFAKRLERFISDERGLGYLKIIQTETTRLEQIVNDILSYSKVFSLIKEEVNIKSFLQEIYEIFKDELIINNIQLMISCPNDLHLYLDSKKMKQVFINLIKNSIQSIESNGEIIIEVSKDMDNILITVKDTGEGFPIEVIQKAFEPFVTTKEMGTGLGLSICHKIIKAHGGDIYLDNYENGAIVKIYLPLRGLYEN, from the coding sequence ATGAATGACACCATAACAACTACGGCTATTAAATATTTAGCGATTAAAAGAGATGGCAGGATTCTACTGGAAGTTGGCCTACGCCCGATTATTTGTCGGCATATTGTTAACAGACATGGTTATGAGATATGTATAGATACCGACATAGATGAAGATGAACGTATAGAAAAATATGTGATAGATATCATGCAACATGTAGGAGTTCAAGACACTCAGTGGTATGAGGAAAATATTGAGATTCTAAATACCATTTTAGACAAGAAATCGATAGATGATTTATTATACAAAATATTGTACAAAATCCTGTCTGATAATTTCACTGATAAAGTAGCCTTTTTTGCTCTAAACGATAGATTACTGAAATTAAGGGGGGTTTCTTACATCAAAAAGGGGGATACTGATTTTGTTTATGATAACACAATAATAAAAAACTGTACCATAGATCTAAGCCAAAAGGGAAAAATAGCTGATACACTTTTTTTCGAAAGGTACGAAGAATTAAAGATAGACGAAATAAAACATAAGAACCTTGAGAGATTCTTTACCAATAAGGTTGCTGTCTTCCCTATCGCTGGTGGTTATCGAACCATCGGACTTTTAATCTTTCAAGATGGTGTATCCAAAGAAAAACTAACAAAATTAGCATATTTAGGCAAGATTCTCTCTTTGGGCATAGATCATCTAAAACTAAACAAACAACTCAAATTGTCCCTTGATGATATAAGCTATCTAAAAGAAAGTTTAAATGTGAGTAGCAACCTAACCCAAATGGGTAAACTCACTGCCTCTGTGGCACACGAGATAAAAAATCCCCTCGTTTCAATAGGAGGATTTGCCAAAAGACTTGAAAGGTTTATAAGCGATGAAAGGGGACTTGGTTATCTTAAAATCATACAGACAGAAACCACAAGGCTAGAACAGATAGTAAACGACATTTTATCCTACTCTAAGGTATTTTCCCTTATCAAAGAAGAGGTAAATATCAAGAGCTTCTTACAAGAGATATACGAAATATTTAAAGATGAACTCATTATTAATAACATCCAGCTAATGATCAGCTGTCCCAACGATCTACATCTATATCTGGACAGCAAAAAGATGAAGCAGGTTTTCATAAACCTGATAAAAAATTCCATACAATCGATAGAATCAAACGGCGAAATCATCATAGAGGTATCAAAGGATATGGATAATATTCTAATCACAGTAAAAGATACTGGTGAAGGCTTTCCCATCGAAGTTATTCAGAAAGCTTTTGAACCTTTTGTCACCACCAAAGAGATGGGCACAGGGCTTGGCTTATCCATTTGCCATAAAATCATAAAAGCCCACGGAGGAGATATCTATCTGGACAACTATGAAAACGGTGCAATAGTGAAAATATATTTACCGTTGAGGGGGTTATATGAAAATTAA
- a CDS encoding response regulator: protein MKIKKIMIVDDEPNVAKLYEEYLAEYGYEVFTENNPNNVMTSFTSFQPDLVLLDVNMPEKDGLTLLKEIKKVIPKIPVYLLTAHDEHKRNFNSLYADEYILKSRDPKIILTLIEKEGNKMSTP from the coding sequence ATGAAAATTAAGAAAATCATGATAGTTGATGATGAACCCAATGTAGCAAAATTATACGAAGAGTACTTAGCTGAATATGGTTATGAGGTTTTTACAGAAAACAATCCTAACAACGTGATGACATCATTTACATCCTTCCAACCAGATCTCGTATTACTCGACGTAAATATGCCGGAAAAAGATGGTCTCACTTTACTTAAAGAGATAAAAAAAGTTATTCCTAAAATACCTGTTTATCTTTTAACAGCCCATGATGAACATAAACGGAATTTTAACTCCCTTTACGCCGACGAATATATACTAAAATCAAGGGATCCTAAAATAATTCTTACCCTTATAGAAAAAGAGGGGAATAAAATGTCTACTCCTTAG
- a CDS encoding ATP-binding protein produces the protein MILLQIGMSVVISLVSIDVVKKNSRTLVELVSVIFSSHEREVTAKLDSFNILFNRIERLIVEKKIYSTEQLLNQLNIIELPKNFDVGLVSHNGVIFETTNKAEAGVDLFRFENAKLRLLEARETGLKYLDFPVYNTQNNRYYAYILKYLPYERIYLQVGFQIDVLNDFRTRLHNILDKLADYDFKISIYHVSTLNNITSHGITFGEPKKEDEEVIYSLVKNQKDTYEDVKLFNIKIGKLLLNKIHDSYFGIFYVVDIKPRLWKYIIYLILANLFFSLIYVFMYISYKKNIQKVIVQPITTLADAIEKSIPLPQLNTDLKEIKILHSSFLKHLENINLRDFFKEILMAQEKEREKIAKDIHDTVLQDLNYILIQLIKNKMGELALVLREDIKSLRTLVIENDINQMKISGLKGFLENLKEDIEVKYSDFKVEYEYDVESLKLDIIEQLIIARIIKELVQNAVKHSCGNFVRITMKQTNDEKIMIVIKDNGKGFDYEKEMNKKDHLGLKTVKERVYMLNGEINVDSLGFGTKVEITIPNISKE, from the coding sequence GTGATACTTTTACAGATTGGGATGTCTGTGGTTATTTCGCTTGTTAGCATCGATGTCGTTAAGAAAAATAGTAGGACACTTGTAGAGCTTGTATCTGTGATCTTTTCAAGTCATGAAAGGGAGGTTACGGCTAAGCTTGATAGCTTTAATATACTTTTTAATCGAATAGAACGACTTATTGTTGAAAAAAAAATTTACTCCACTGAGCAGTTGTTAAATCAACTAAACATTATAGAGCTACCCAAAAATTTCGATGTAGGGCTCGTATCCCACAATGGTGTAATTTTTGAAACAACTAATAAAGCAGAAGCGGGTGTAGATCTTTTTAGATTTGAAAATGCAAAGCTAAGATTATTAGAAGCAAGGGAGACAGGGTTAAAATATTTGGATTTTCCAGTTTACAACACCCAAAATAACCGTTATTATGCTTATATTTTGAAATATCTCCCATACGAGCGTATATACTTGCAGGTGGGATTTCAGATAGATGTTCTCAATGATTTTAGGACAAGACTTCATAATATCTTAGATAAGCTTGCAGATTATGATTTTAAAATATCTATATATCATGTATCTACGCTGAATAACATAACATCCCACGGGATTACATTTGGAGAACCGAAAAAAGAGGATGAAGAGGTGATATATAGTTTAGTAAAAAATCAAAAGGATACCTATGAAGATGTAAAACTGTTCAATATTAAGATAGGTAAGCTGCTCTTGAATAAAATACACGATTCATACTTTGGGATATTTTATGTTGTTGACATAAAGCCCCGTCTCTGGAAGTATATCATCTATCTTATTTTAGCTAACCTTTTCTTTAGTTTAATATATGTGTTCATGTATATAAGTTATAAAAAAAATATACAGAAGGTTATTGTGCAGCCCATAACAACTTTAGCTGATGCCATAGAGAAGTCCATACCCTTACCTCAGCTAAATACCGATCTGAAGGAGATAAAGATTCTGCATAGCTCATTTCTAAAACACCTTGAAAATATAAACTTAAGAGACTTTTTTAAAGAGATCCTAATGGCCCAGGAGAAGGAAAGGGAGAAGATAGCAAAGGATATACATGATACAGTCTTACAGGATCTAAACTATATTCTGATTCAACTTATAAAAAATAAGATGGGGGAACTTGCATTGGTTTTAAGGGAGGATATTAAGAGTCTAAGGACGCTGGTTATAGAAAATGATATAAACCAAATGAAGATATCTGGGTTAAAAGGGTTCTTAGAGAATTTAAAAGAAGATATAGAGGTGAAATATTCTGATTTTAAGGTTGAATATGAATATGACGTTGAGTCTTTAAAACTTGATATTATTGAACAACTTATTATCGCAAGGATCATAAAAGAGCTTGTGCAAAATGCGGTGAAGCATTCTTGTGGTAACTTTGTAAGAATAACTATGAAACAGACCAATGATGAGAAGATTATGATAGTTATAAAAGATAATGGGAAAGGTTTTGATTATGAGAAGGAGATGAATAAAAAAGATCACTTGGGGTTAAAAACTGTCAAAGAAAGAGTCTATATGCTAAATGGCGAAATTAATGTAGATTCTTTAGGTTTTGGAACAAAGGTGGAGATAACTATCCCAAATATTTCTAAGGAGTAG
- a CDS encoding response regulator transcription factor has protein sequence MLKRNLLVVDDHPLFRKGILSVVSEEGLFEEIYEASNIKETFDILSTKAVHIITLDLNLPDGDGINIIQKIKKEYNVPILVITTYKSIVLAEKALQKGAMGCISKENISYNLIDALITLLKGGSYIDRIDSVNDLEDKFFMLTPAEKEIFKMLAEGKTAKEIALDTGKSVKTVENQKTSIFNKLGLKNETDLVRLAIRLKIISL, from the coding sequence ATGCTGAAGAGAAATTTACTCGTTGTTGACGACCACCCCTTGTTTAGAAAAGGTATATTGTCTGTGGTATCGGAAGAGGGTTTGTTTGAAGAGATTTATGAAGCTTCTAACATAAAAGAGACCTTCGATATTTTATCTACAAAGGCTGTTCATATTATTACTCTTGATTTGAATTTGCCGGATGGAGATGGTATCAATATAATCCAAAAAATAAAAAAGGAATACAATGTTCCTATACTCGTGATAACCACATACAAATCTATAGTCTTAGCTGAAAAAGCCTTACAAAAAGGTGCAATGGGTTGTATATCAAAAGAAAATATCTCCTACAACCTCATCGATGCTTTGATTACCTTATTAAAAGGAGGCAGCTATATCGATAGAATCGATAGTGTGAATGATCTGGAAGATAAATTTTTCATGCTTACACCAGCTGAGAAAGAGATATTCAAAATGTTAGCCGAAGGAAAAACTGCAAAGGAGATTGCCCTCGATACTGGTAAAAGCGTTAAAACTGTGGAAAATCAAAAAACTTCCATTTTTAACAAACTTGGTCTAAAAAACGAAACAGATCTTGTTAGATTAGCTATTAGATTAAAAATCATATCTCTATGA
- the htpG gene encoding molecular chaperone HtpG, translating to MERYEFKAEVKELLNLVINSLYSHKEIFLRELISNASDAIDKARYLTLTDSEIKGSSTDWKIKIVPDKEKNTLTISDNGIGMNKEEAVMNLGTIAKSGTKEFIETVKKIKETGDLNLIGQFGVGFYSAFMVAEKIEVITKKVGEEKGVIWRSTADGSFEVEDTEKSENGTTIVLYLKGDEKEYLDEWKIKQIVKKYSDYIAYPIVLSTKRDGKIEEETINSMQAIWLKSKTEVKQEEYNEFYKHISHDFNDPLETIHYRAEGTVEFTALLFIPAKRPFDIYYKSAKIGPALYVKKVQIMDACEDLIPSYLRFVKGVVDSSDLPLNVSREMLQNNRLVSNINKNITRKVLDTLKNMKKNDFEKYEKFFEQFGDVLKEGIHIDIERKEEIAQLMIFNTLKHIDKKIDLDTYLENLQPGQEEIYYITGKSIQELLQSPKLEYFKNKSLDVILFSGEFDEIIIGGLYEYKGKKLKSITKGDIKADGEEKESLERNEKEFKELLIKMKEYLKDYVEDVRGSVRLTDSLCCLVLGENAMNESMRRFFESMGQPVPENKRILEINLNHPFMKKMKSLFEVDPKTSKIQELSNFIFDLALVADGEKPKNPLEFSRKVSEMLLSTV from the coding sequence ATGGAAAGATACGAGTTTAAGGCTGAAGTGAAGGAGTTGTTAAATCTTGTGATTAACTCCCTTTATTCTCACAAAGAGATCTTTTTAAGGGAACTTATTTCAAATGCTTCAGATGCGATAGACAAGGCAAGGTACCTAACACTTACTGATAGTGAGATTAAAGGGAGTTCTACCGATTGGAAGATAAAAATCGTTCCAGACAAAGAGAAAAACACCCTCACCATCTCTGACAATGGTATTGGTATGAATAAGGAAGAAGCTGTAATGAACTTGGGTACCATAGCGAAATCAGGGACAAAAGAGTTTATAGAAACTGTGAAAAAGATTAAAGAGACCGGTGATCTCAATCTTATCGGGCAGTTTGGTGTTGGGTTCTATTCAGCTTTTATGGTAGCAGAAAAGATAGAGGTTATTACCAAAAAGGTTGGTGAAGAAAAGGGAGTCATTTGGAGATCCACTGCCGATGGTAGTTTTGAGGTGGAAGATACTGAAAAAAGTGAAAACGGTACAACTATTGTTTTGTATTTGAAGGGGGATGAAAAGGAGTACCTTGATGAGTGGAAGATAAAACAGATTGTGAAAAAGTACTCCGATTATATTGCTTATCCAATAGTTTTATCTACTAAAAGAGATGGTAAAATCGAAGAAGAGACGATAAATTCTATGCAGGCTATATGGCTTAAGAGTAAAACAGAGGTGAAACAGGAGGAGTACAACGAATTTTACAAGCATATCTCCCATGATTTCAATGATCCCCTTGAAACAATACACTACAGGGCTGAGGGGACAGTTGAGTTTACTGCACTACTTTTTATCCCTGCAAAGAGACCTTTTGATATCTACTATAAAAGTGCCAAGATCGGCCCAGCCCTTTATGTAAAAAAGGTACAGATAATGGATGCTTGTGAAGATCTAATACCTTCTTATCTTAGGTTTGTAAAAGGCGTGGTGGACTCTTCTGACTTACCCTTAAATGTTTCTCGGGAAATGTTACAAAACAACAGGTTGGTTTCAAACATTAACAAAAATATTACAAGAAAGGTTTTAGATACCTTGAAAAATATGAAGAAAAACGATTTTGAAAAGTATGAAAAGTTTTTTGAACAGTTTGGCGATGTGTTAAAAGAGGGTATCCATATCGATATCGAAAGGAAAGAGGAAATCGCCCAATTGATGATCTTTAATACTTTAAAGCATATTGATAAAAAAATAGATCTTGACACCTATCTTGAAAACCTTCAACCAGGACAAGAGGAGATATACTATATAACAGGTAAAAGTATCCAGGAACTGCTTCAATCTCCTAAGTTGGAATATTTTAAAAATAAGTCGCTCGATGTAATCCTTTTTTCAGGGGAGTTTGATGAGATAATAATTGGTGGACTTTACGAGTATAAGGGTAAAAAGTTAAAATCGATTACAAAGGGGGATATTAAAGCGGATGGTGAAGAGAAGGAGAGTTTGGAAAGAAATGAAAAGGAGTTTAAAGAGCTTTTAATAAAGATGAAAGAGTATTTGAAAGACTATGTGGAGGATGTCAGGGGTAGTGTTAGACTTACCGATTCCTTGTGCTGTTTGGTGTTAGGGGAGAATGCAATGAATGAGTCTATGAGGAGGTTTTTTGAGTCTATGGGACAACCAGTGCCAGAGAATAAAAGGATATTAGAGATAAACTTGAACCATCCTTTCATGAAAAAGATGAAATCGCTTTTTGAGGTAGACCCAAAAACATCTAAGATACAAGAGCTATCAAACTTTATTTTTGATTTGGCTTTAGTAGCTGATGGTGAAAAACCTAAAAATCCTTTGGAGTTTTCAAGAAAAGTTTCAGAAATGCTTTTAAGTACCGTATAG
- a CDS encoding NUDIX hydrolase, translating into MSKDWRFIKKEKIFEDRILDISHHHWEFTKRGVKAPFTSIDTSNWVVIVPVLENGNIVLVRQFRPIVEEYTLEFPGGALHTGEDADDAALRELEEETGLLCKRCILLGTLRPNPAIMSNRCFVYLADGCFFGGKTSFDPFEDITIEEMTKEELKYRVKCGDINHSVVLGAYALYVTNIC; encoded by the coding sequence ATGTCGAAGGACTGGCGTTTTATCAAAAAAGAGAAAATATTTGAAGATAGAATACTGGATATCTCACACCATCATTGGGAGTTTACTAAAAGAGGGGTGAAAGCCCCTTTTACCTCTATAGACACAAGCAATTGGGTGGTGATAGTACCTGTATTGGAGAATGGAAATATCGTGTTGGTGAGGCAGTTTCGGCCAATTGTTGAGGAGTATACCTTAGAGTTCCCTGGAGGGGCACTTCATACAGGTGAGGATGCGGATGATGCTGCTTTAAGGGAGTTGGAGGAAGAAACTGGACTTTTGTGTAAAAGGTGCATCTTGTTGGGAACATTAAGGCCAAACCCTGCTATAATGAGCAATAGATGTTTTGTATATTTAGCTGATGGCTGTTTTTTTGGAGGGAAGACATCCTTTGATCCATTCGAAGATATTACGATTGAGGAGATGACTAAGGAAGAGTTGAAATACCGTGTTAAATGTGGTGATATAAATCATTCGGTGGTTTTAGGCGCTTATGCCCTTTATGTGACAAATATCTGTTGA
- the mazG gene encoding nucleoside triphosphate pyrophosphohydrolase: MEKQFREFVNIVKKLRSPDGCPWDRQQTLYSLKEYLIEEAFELVDAIDRKDIDNIKEELGDLLLHVVLHAVIAEEESYFTLNEVIKNISDKLIRRHPHVFGDVEVKSSDDVMINWEKIKKEEKKDRSILDEIPKGLPSIQKALKLQDRARKVGFDWDSADDCMNKVIEEFEEFKSAVSIKSKEDMEHEMGDLLFAIINFSRFLNINPDEALRKTNYRFLKRFSYIEKKLAENNLKFEDVTIETLDKFWEEAKKIVG; the protein is encoded by the coding sequence ATGGAAAAACAGTTTAGAGAGTTTGTAAATATTGTAAAAAAACTCAGATCCCCAGATGGTTGCCCATGGGATCGTCAACAAACTCTATATTCTTTAAAGGAATATCTCATAGAAGAAGCCTTTGAGCTTGTAGACGCCATAGATAGAAAAGATATAGACAATATAAAAGAGGAACTGGGTGATCTTTTATTACACGTGGTTTTACACGCTGTTATCGCCGAAGAGGAGTCCTATTTTACTTTGAACGAGGTTATAAAAAATATCTCAGACAAACTTATAAGAAGGCACCCACATGTTTTTGGTGATGTTGAGGTTAAAAGTTCAGACGACGTTATGATAAACTGGGAAAAGATAAAAAAAGAGGAAAAAAAAGATAGATCCATCCTCGATGAGATACCAAAAGGGCTACCTTCAATCCAAAAAGCTCTAAAACTACAAGATAGAGCTAGAAAAGTAGGTTTTGACTGGGACAGCGCCGATGATTGCATGAACAAGGTTATTGAAGAATTTGAAGAGTTTAAATCTGCAGTTTCCATAAAATCAAAAGAGGATATGGAACATGAAATGGGTGATCTACTTTTTGCCATAATAAACTTTTCAAGGTTTCTAAATATAAATCCAGATGAAGCTTTGAGGAAAACCAATTATAGATTTTTAAAAAGATTTAGTTATATCGAAAAAAAACTTGCTGAAAACAACCTTAAATTTGAAGACGTCACAATAGAAACCCTAGATAAGTTCTGGGAGGAGGCTAAAAAAATCGTTGGTTAG